In Cryptomeria japonica chromosome 1, Sugi_1.0, whole genome shotgun sequence, the sequence TATACGTAGAAAATAGAGAAAATGGTATTGGGATGTATAGGGGTTTCCTTGGTCAAACCCCAAGTTGGAATTATGATGAtgtaaaagagagcttacccttgcagGGAAGAGGCTGAAAACCTTAAAAATTACaaaattgaaatgttataccttttTTTATGAATTTCCTTGCCTTGAAGTTTCATTTCAAAAGGTTGATGTTGTTAGGTGGGAGATCATGCGTGACTTGACATaaacttgatcatggatgtcatcttgaatacttgaatatctaaatacttgacctctccttcactatcTTGAAAATGCATGATTGCTTGCTCAATTGGAATTGAATTCAAAACTTGCAAAAAGATGTTCCAAATGAGGGGGTAAGATTTGATTTTATATGAGATCAAATCATATGACTCACATGATAAATTTATGACAATAAGTTTGACTAGATTTATAAATTAGACCTAGATCCGTGATTTCTTGATCCCAAGCAAAACATTTATTaagttcaaatttcaaaacaattcattaacaaaaatattacatatctCAAATAGACATCAACCTATTACATATTCTTCATTCTAAACCTATATTTCCACTCGTAAATAAAATTACCACATCTATCACATTTACTTTCCTAAAATATTTATCAATCCCTGGTGTAATTAACTCATCTAAACTAATTTATGCACATTTTCCTGATTAGCCAAGGTTAACTGTTAGGGAAACTTCTCTTTTCCTTATACTTCCAAACACTCGTTTTCCACGGTGGCGGTTATTCTGGCTCCAAACACACAGTTACGGATGCATTACAAACCATTGACCGCGAAAACAACTGTTGTAATTTTTTGAAGATATAATAACACGAACGATTTTGAAGCATGTCTATGAGTTGTCACTTGCCATTACATCTCAGAATGATCAAACCAAACTCGTGCCTGCGAAGCTTTCCAAGCTACGCCGGTGCGGCCATTAAAACTCCTCCCCAACTCAAATCAAATTGGACAACTACTTACATTAATTTCAGTTGAAGCATTAAAAGAAGTTTGAACGAGAACTAGTCGTCAATTAAAACACTTATAGCAATCCATGGTCCTCAAAGCGAAGTACAGTGTGATCAACCAGTAGCAAACAAAAGTCTAATTTAATACAACCAAAAAGTGTTGGTGATCGAACAAAGGCAAATATTAAATTACTTAGGGTAGAGACAATAGCAGGTGCCAGAGCCCATCCACTCGTTAAAATAGTATCCGATCTTTCTGCCCCACAGCATTTGGGAGATAATGGGGATTCATCCACAATTTTGGGTATTTGCAGTGGCCGTCACAATTCTCATCTGTGCTTTGCAAGCGACTGAGACGGCAGCCCAGTTGAAACTAGGAAAGGAGAAAGTAAGCAATTTGCAGTTTTATTTCCATGACAGAGTTTCGGGACAAGGCGTGACGGCCGTGGAGGTGGCGTCTGCTCCATCCACCAAAACTTCGGCCACTTTATTTGGAGCAGTAATTGTGATGGACGACCCATTGACGGAAGGGCCTGAGCCCACCTCCAAATTGGTGGGCAGAGCTCAGGGTTTGTACGCCTCTGCCAGCCAAGAGGAACTTCATCTGCTAATGGCGGTCACCTATGTTTTTCAGGCCGGGAAGTTCAACGGCAGTACACTCGCCGTGGTGGGTCACAACGCCGTGTTTAAGGAGGTTAGAGAGATGGCAATTGTGGGAGGAAGCGGGAAATTCAGGCTGGCTCGAGGGTATTGTCTCGCCCACACTCACTCCTTCGATCTCCACTCTGGCAATGCAGTCGTCCATTACAATGTTACCGTAATTCATTACTAGGATAAGTTAATTACCCTCTGCCAAAGGGATTAATCTGGTTCGTTTCATCCTGTACGACAAACAGGTTGGAGATTGCATTCCTACGTTTGGTGATTTTATTGTGACAAGACGATAGACATATCACTGGTTATTGCATTCAATGTATGGTGGGCACCTTATTTggaatatataaataaatgtaaatgaCAGGGTATTATGATGTGTCAATTATGGATTCAATTGTGTAAGATAagtttttgcatcaatattttggTGATCCATCATCTTGTTATTGGATCACAAATTGTGATCCAAATGTTCATACAACAATTTATCGTATACCAAAAGTAATATGGTAGTTAATTTAAATATAATGTAAAAAATTCTATTTAAATTGTATGACAAttcaaatatattatttatatatgtaGTAAGAAGTATTAATATTTTAGAGTTTTATTTGTAATATTGCACATAGTCAATCTTCTTTTTATCTTCTAAGGGTCATATATGTAGTATCTTGTAGAGTGTATATTGTTCTTAGTTGAAGGTGAAAGTGTAAAAGAGAATTTTAGCTCTTGTTGAAATTCAATTGCATCAAATGAGTTGGGTTAATGAAAACAAGTAATGTTGAAATTAGAGAAATAAATAGGAGAATTGAAttaataaaacataaaacaagaaataaaaaagaactagaagattaaaCTCACGTGCTCACTAACCTAGATGTTAGCATTCTACTATGCTACATTGTCACCTAGTCTATATAATGCAGTCCAATGTATACACTATCttttgtgcaaggaagaaaactcCATTTCTTTTCCAAAGAATATTCATTTGATAGGCAAAGAGGCCAAAGAATGTATCATAATATTATAGAAAGCTAAAATTGTTTTGGAAATTAATTTTaagtaatttaaataaaatatggaAATGAAAATGAAGTAGAAGTGAGGACAAAAAACCACCATGAATTTGAATATCTTGAGAAGGTGTATAGTTAGGACATGAAAATTGTTTGGGACTACTTGGGAGCTTGCCAAGAATGGTCAATCCCCTAGTTTGGTCTTTGATATCCATGGGTAGTCAAAATAAGAAGATAAAATTAAAGAGTGTGTGTGCTTAACCTATGGATGCCTATGAATAATAACGACAAAGAAATCTATTAGTATTAATGACTAAAGCTACAAGGATCATTATCCTAGCATGTGTAAGGATGCAAGTGTAGTTGAAAGCCTCTAAGTGCCAAGAATAAAGCTAAACACAATAAGAACTCATCTTAACAACAAAGACAATAGAAATTAAGAGAGTTTCAAGCAATGCCACCTCAAAAATTGGAGTGAATAAGAAATTTGCTAGAATCATATATAAATACCCTCAATATAAAGTAGAACCAATGCTAGAAATGTAACAGTTTGATAAATAAATTCAAAGTAATaagtattttacaaaaaaaattaaaatcttgaaGACAAAATTTAACATTTAAGATAGTATAATAGATTGTATTGGAAGGTGAAGATGTATAATTACAAAATAGTTCACTCTCACCTTGAATTTTCTTCCTTGTCCTACATGTACAAGTTCATTTTATATTCTTCATACATTTTATATGATAGTTTGTAGAAGTATTTTGGatattgcattcatcttattgctaCTTCAACATGGTATTACAACCATGGATTACATACCATCTGCCTTGTTTATTGAATTTCATGCTAAGCTCTATCATAGTCATGTCATAGAGTCAAACAAACACCACTGTTGAGTCTAAAATACCTTTGAGCTAGGAATGCCTTTCAATTATCAATTGTTGACACAAgcaaattttgtatattttttggAGGCAACACCTCCAATTGTACAAAACTTATACCTCATTATTAATTGTAACCTTGTATAATTTAAACCACTTTTTGTGCCCTTTCCTTAATGTGTCCCATTTTAGCTCTCATCCAAGCCTATTTTTGGCCTTTTACCCcaaatcaatgtcatctatcaGCATGGTGACAAAGAACCCTTTCTAGAGATGTGTGTAACCCTCCCTTAGCCTATTCACCTTGTTTTGGGTGAGAAAGGACATTTGGGTACCCTTGTCCTAAACAAGGGCATCAACAACATTCTTGTCCCCCAAAATCAGTCAAAATGGTGTCTGCCTTCTACCAGTTGGCTCTTGATTATGTTGcctcaatttgaccattggaggttgaccTAATTTTTGAAATACCTTGAGAAACCTATATAATCTAGCATTATTCTAATTCATTTTGTATCCACCTTCAAGTATTCACATCCATCATCAAGTATTTGTATTTAGAGTCAAGGGGagatttcatcccaccatattcttcaaatATTCTTCAAGATTTAGACATCAAGGAGTAGAAAATTatatcaatcttcatgcaataaTGTGTTTATGATTAGGTGATTTATGTAGTTTCATTTTATGggccatgttattgcatcaacacttgtgatcacattaaAAGAGCATCATGTTGGCATTTCCAACTAATTGCCTGAGGATTTCCTATGGATTAGCCATATTCAATCAATAGATCCTCAAATCAATGGCCAACAAACAAGATTTCAACCAAAGGTTGAAAGATCTcctacactttaggctttgcaagacATAAGAGGTGACCCTTTGTAATATACAATGTATTTGCATCAATATTAACTAATATTGCTAAAATGCATATTGCTCTCAACGAATATTGACCAAATTTTCCTAAATTTAACCTTGAATTGGCTAGATCCAAGGTTATTTATCACTATTTGGAACAATTAAGAGTGACAACTAAATCTACACCTACTCCtacaaacaaaaaaagaaaagcgATCAATATAATTCCAAATGGTGTCAGAAATTCTCTCAAATTTCTAAAGATTAGTGCTTTTCCTAGGTAGCAGAGTTAGAATTGCAATGAATCTAAACACATTCATATATAATTGCAATGAATCTTAACACATTCATAAAATTTGCAAGACTCAACTACCGGTCCTTGAGCATTTGTGGATGACACAAATGTGAGACTGTAAATCaacacaattttttattttcttacaaatCACTATTGCACCTCCCAATTCGTTGAAATATATCCATAACATTTAATCCCTTCCTTGAAGAGAACCTGTAAACATGTTTCACATCTCCAACCCAAATTGCAAAGACAAATGTTCCTATCCTTATGAGAAACAATTCATATGAAATGAGAAGCTACAAATATGAGACAACTTGAAGTACTCTTCATTGATATTTGAAAGAAATTGGCACATTCCATGAAAGCTCTTAGATATTACAAAAGATTGACATTATCTTACGATATTGCAAAAATTTGACATTATATTACTCAGATCATAACTTTCTATCTACCTGCCCaacttttttttttggaatttcagAAACccttgcaaatgaccttgaatttcCTTTTATAGAAAATGAAGGGAGCTCGTACTAACAAGATTTAGGTCATTTGTTGATGTGTTAAAGTCTAATTTGCCTATACAAGAATATTCTAGGGTTCTTTTACAATTTTAAATAGGACAACAGATTTTTGCATTCATGAAGAGGGAAATACAAATATAACCatttcttctcaaaattctcacttcatttgcttGTTAGTATGATATATTGATGTCTGATGTCTATTGGTTGTTTCATTGAAACCAAAAATTGTTCATGCTGACTTGCTGATGTCATAGCAGTTTCACtgactaggcaatattatatcacgtgcattcatattggggggtttaatatcccaaaagtgagggtacaatatatttcctatctgtgaaaatagggttttttttatttgagctatgaaaaaatgcaatatttggtgaaaatagggaggCTTTTAATTCAACCCGTGTATTGGGAGGGGATGACAAAataggagtttagggcaatattttttgaaaatagggggattatttagtattccatgaacacatgtgctataacctaggttcactaagtgacaCCCCCATGGCTGATGTGGATGATATCTTATTTATCCTTTAAGAGAAGCTCATTGCAACATTTCATATGTTCATTGTAAGCTGGCTTGGCAAAAATAGTGACTTTCTTGTAAAGAAGGTAAAGACTATATTCTAGCATGTACAATCCATCCAACTGCTTGCATAATTTTCCTATATTTAATCAACATCCACCCTAACACTATTCATTACATTATTAAGGAAgtcctttccaagatctcttttccATTCAACTTTGATTTTATCTTCTCCCATGTCTTTGACAAATGGGGGTGGTTGGGTACCTTGCAACTTGTTAAATTTGTTCATGACCTTCCTGACATGCTCATGATGCTTAT encodes:
- the LOC131027412 gene encoding dirigent protein 23, giving the protein MGIHPQFWVFAVAVTILICALQATETAAQLKLGKEKVSNLQFYFHDRVSGQGVTAVEVASAPSTKTSATLFGAVIVMDDPLTEGPEPTSKLVGRAQGLYASASQEELHLLMAVTYVFQAGKFNGSTLAVVGHNAVFKEVREMAIVGGSGKFRLARGYCLAHTHSFDLHSGNAVVHYNVTVIHY